AAAACATTGAAGGGCCAGAAGAAGAAGTAGTAGCCGCTGAAGAAGCAGGTGTTAAGGAAAAGCCGGTAAAGGAACTCGTAGTAGTGCCTGATGAAGGAGCAGCTGAGCTAGCAGGTACTGCAGTTGAAGTAGGTGCAGCAGTGCTCGGAGCAGGAGGTGCACTAGGAGTCGCATTGAATGCTGACAAAGAGAAAGCAGCTTGTGTAGTGCTACTTGCCGCCGGAGTTGAAGAAGCCGTTGTTGTGGTGGTGACAGTCGAAAACAATGGCGATGAAGACTTTGAAAATGACAATGAGGTGGAAGCCGGCGCTGCTGATGACGCTGCATTGGTGTTGGTGAATCCGAACGCAGGTTGTGAGGCCGAGGATGCAGGGGTTCCAAATGAGAGGCCGAAACCGCCGCTTGACGAAGGCACCGTAGTAGTACTGGGTGTGGATGCTGCTGTCGGCTTGGCAGGAGCTGAACTCGGGAATGATGAGAAGCTGGAGGAGCTTGTGAACACAGAAGTGGCCGGAGCTGCAGATGAAGCACTCGGAAAGCCTGCGAAAGCAGGAGTGGAGCTCGAAAAGGATGGGAATGCCGGAGCAGGAGCGGTTGATGATGCCGCAGAAGACGAAGAGCTCAAAAAGTTGGAGAATGCAGGAGCAGCGGTTGAGGCTGCAGAGGAAGAAGAGGTCAAAAAGCTCGAGAATGCGGGAGTGGTGGAGGCTGCGGACGAAGAAGAGGTCGAAAAGCTCAAGCTCGGGAATGAGGAAGTGGTTGGAGCGGCAGACGACGGAGCAGCAGAGCCGAACAAGTTCTGAGTGGTGGAAGAGGGCGGCGCTGCTGATGATGTGGATGAGCCGAACAGAGCAGAGCCTGTGCTGGGAGCGAAGGAAGAGCCAGTAGTCCCAAACAAAGGTGAAGATGAAGCCGGAGCGGAGCCGAAGAGAGGAGAGCTAGTAGCGGCGGAAGTGGACGCGGACGCAGTTGACCCGAACGGGGACGACCCGAATAGCGATGTGGTAGAACCCGAAGCCTGCGCCGATGAGGATGCGCCAAACAGCGACGCGGATGGGGTTGAGCCGAACGTAGCCGGAGCAGAGCCCGCAGCGGCGGTGGAGGGGTTGAATCCGAAAGGGGAGGTGGCGGTGGTTGTTGAGGCAGTGGAGGATCCGACACCGAATGAGGGAAACGGGTTCGGGGCGGGGCTAGGGTTTGGGGTGCCGAAAGCGGGGGAGGAGGCGGTGTTGGAAGAGAAGCCGAAAGGGGAGGAGGAAGGTGCGGAGGCGAAAGGGGAGGATCCGGCTCCGAAGGCGGTGGAGGCGGTGGCGGGCGCGGAGGATCCGAATAGGGAACCGGAGGTGGCGAATGAAAAAGAAGAAGCGGAGGATCCGAAAGGGGAAGTGGATTGTGAAGCGGAGGATCCGAAATTGAAACCCGACATTGTGCTTGTACTGCTCTCACTCCCTCTCAGTGTTTCTGGGTGCGAGTGTGACTGAGGTTTTTCAAATTAAGGGTTTTGGCTTTTGGGTTATGATCTAGAATGGGGGACAGGTGTCAAGAGCGGATTGGTGTCCGTTCGTAGACGGAGTTCACGGCGTCAGTTTGTTGAGAGGGTAATGTATTTGGGGGTTAAAGTAAGTTGGCGTTGGTAAATACGGGGGAATGTATGTGGAGGGTGAATGGAGACCAGGGTTTCGTTTTGGCATAGCATGGTGTTGAGGCCTAGGAGGCTAGGAATGCGACTCAGGAACACACAATCATCTATTGAATTGAATTGAAGTTTCTGATCCGATCTCAGGTATTGATACTGTATAATAGAGTTTTTAGTGTCTGATTTGCTTGTTAAGGAGGATTGGGTTAAAGGTTTAAAGCCCTATTATGAGATTAGGCTTTTACAATCTGGTCTGGGTTAAATTCCATCTCTTTCTGGCAAGATTTCAGCCATCCCTTTCAATCAAGATTGTTCTACTTTTGATGAATTAACATGCTTGAAATGGAAGAGGGCGTTTTTAATTATGGGTTACATATGATATGGAGGGATGAATGTCTTTGGATGAACTACACTATTTTGTTTTTGAATGTTGTTTTAATAAATAGAAGAAGAATGTCTTGAGAAAGTGTTTCACAGACTTAATTACATCAAACTCTTGAATAGCTAATTTTCATGCATTTTCTCACCGTCCACCACCTCGTAATGCTAACGTTGTATGATTACTTTAATATTGTGAATTGTTAATCTGTAAGATCATTATTGTTGTAGTGTGCATGTTATAAGAAATACATGATCGTTGTTGTCTGATCAGTGTCACCTACTTGTTCAAACAAGAAAATCAAACTTCTTTTTTATTGTCTTTATGTTGATTTGTTTCGTGTCAACTCTTATTGATTCTATTGCAACCACTAAGAGAGTTTTTTCATCCATGAACATCATCGTAGAGTAAGATTAAGTTAGTTTTTATTTTACATGCTTCTTGCATGTATTGCATTTTTGTCTATACAAATGTGTTTGAGGGTAAAGTTTGCTACATCCTCAATTTGTAGGGGGGTTATTGTTTAATTAATAAAAGTTTCTCGCACCGTAGCCTGGGTGACATTTTCATATTGGCTCCGTCATTGTTAACTACTTGAGAACTAATGTTGTAACTGAAATTTTTTACAACTTCAATGACTCATTGAGGACTAATGTTTGAGGACTAATGTTATTATTTTGAGAACTCATTTTATAAGTTGAGTATAAAGTTAATGCATGTCATGCATTAACATATATATTGTATAATGTTTCGTGACGTAAATTATAAGATAGACTTAACTTAGAGCATAGGTATCGGCACATTTGGGACATTAATTAAGTTAACTGTCCAAGTTTACGTTTAGGCTCAAACAGATATTAGTTCGAGTAACATATTGCTTCACTTGCTTGACATGCAGTTCGGCGACGGAATACATTTTTGGTTGATTGAAGTTGTATCTCTAGCTAGTTGCAAGAATCTAACCACGCATATCTAGCTACTTGGTATCAAAAAAAAAAATTGAGTGAATATACACTTGATTCGCACCAAGTCCTTTACACCGGTGTACATGCATCATTGGGTTGAGATTATGTACAGCCATGTCTTCAAAATTTACTCGTCAGTCGTCACTAGCCCAAAAACCATGAAAACCAAGAGGAAAGTTTAGGTGCTTAGGGACTTCAAGTCTTGCCACAAGCGCATCAGCTGCTCCAATTTTCTTCGAGTCCAAGATGACCAGATAGCATCTTTGAACTGCAACTGCATACTGCAATTGATACAAACACAGACAGCATAGGTATAAGTCGATTGATCTCTAATAATTTGAAGATGAATTTGGTGCTAGAAAA
Above is a window of Fragaria vesca subsp. vesca linkage group LG7, FraVesHawaii_1.0, whole genome shotgun sequence DNA encoding:
- the LOC101311423 gene encoding uncharacterized protein LOC101311423 produces the protein MSGFNFGSSASQSTSPFGSSASSFSFATSGSLFGSSAPATASTAFGAGSSPFASAPSSSPFGFSSNTASSPAFGTPNPSPAPNPFPSFGVGSSTASTTTATSPFGFNPSTAAAGSAPATFGSTPSASLFGASSSAQASGSTTSLFGSSPFGSTASASTSAATSSPLFGSAPASSSPLFGTTGSSFAPSTGSALFGSSTSSAAPPSSTTQNLFGSAAPSSAAPTTSSFPSLSFSTSSSSAASTTPAFSSFLTSSSSAASTAAPAFSNFLSSSSSAASSTAPAPAFPSFSSSTPAFAGFPSASSAAPATSVFTSSSSFSSFPSSAPAKPTAASTPSTTTVPSSSGGFGLSFGTPASSASQPAFGFTNTNAASSAAPASTSLSFSKSSSPLFSTVTTTTTASSTPAASSTTQAAFSLSAFNATPSAPPAPSTAAPTSTAVPASSAAPSSGTTTSSFTGFSLTPASSAATTSSSGPSMFSGASVPASSSQAQPSTTVPAFATATTTATTTTTGTSTPAAQTSTALAVASTSGLVYFLLVLPFSYGLILSCLSFRTTSNVNGSTTVSTTTPKLPSEITGKTVEEIIKEWNAELQERTGKFRKQANAIADWDRRILQNRDVLLRLEIEVANVVDTQAKVERQLELIETHQDEVDKALQSIEQEAECIYQDERGLLLNDEAASTRDAMYEQAEYIERELEQVTEQIKSIIETVNANQGGELDVNDGMAPLDVVVKILNNQLSSLMWIDEKAEEFSSRIQKLANQGPAADRELMGPRYWMS